CTCGGGTCCGGTGAGGACGAGATCGGTGTTGGGGGCTTGCTCGTCGGTCAGAGCGCGGACGGCCACGGCCGCGATGTCCTCGGCGTCGACGAAGCCGACCCGGCCCCCTTGGGTGGCGGTCCAGATGATGCCCTCGTCGCGGATGCTGCGAGCGTGCGCGTGCGTGCCGGTGAAGTTCTGCATGAACCACGAGGGCCGCAGTACCGCCCACTGTTCGAACAGATCGGGCAGGGCCTGGTGCACCGTTCCCACCGCCGGGCCGCCCTCGGGGATGGCCGAGGAGCTCAGCAGCACCGCGCGGCGCACGCCGACGGTGCGGGCCTGATGGAGGAACGGCAGCACGATTGCCGCGGGGTCGGAGTCACCCAGGGGCGGTATGAGGTAGACGCGGTCGACGCCGTCGAGGGCGGCCGCGTGGGTGGTGGGGTCGTACCAGTCGAAGGGGGCCGGCTCGGTGCCGGCGACCGGGGTGGCCCGGCGGCTGGCGGCTTTGACGCGGTGCCCCGTGGCCGTCAGCTGTGCGGCGGTGCGGCTGCCGGTGGTGCCGGTGGCTCCGATGACCAGAGTGGTGCCGGCGGTGGTCATCGGCTGCTCCCGGCGAAGTCGGCGCCGGGTTCCTGGACGGCGAGGGGGTTCCAGTAGTCGCGGTAGGAAGTGATGTGTCCGTCTCGAACGGTCACGACGGCGATGTAGGTCATGTCGAAGGGAGCATCGCTCTCCACTAGGCGGCCGACACCGCGCATCTCGACCACGATGGTCGCCGGATCGGTGGTCTGGTGGATCCGCAGGTCGGGGAAGTCGTGCAGGTCGATGTGGTCGGGGTAGTGGCGCATGTAGGCGGCGATGGCCTCCTTGCCCTCCAGACGCCGGGGCCAGCCGTCGGGGGCGAAGGGGAACTCCATGAGGCCGTCCTCGGCCCACAGGGCGACCCACGCGGGCATGTCCTTGTCGAGAAGCAGTCGCAGGCTGTGGCGGTAAAGATCCGCCGGGGAGGTCGGTGCGGACATGGGTATCCTCCAGTCACAGAATCCGGACCCTGGGCCCGCTTCAACGATATGGACCACGGGTCCGTTTTGTAAATGGAAGGAGCGCCATGCCCGAACGCCAGTCGTCTCGCAAGGACGCCATTCGCAACCGGGATGCCGTGCTCGCGGCCGCCGACGCCCTCTTCACCCGCCGTGAAAGTCCCGAAGACGTCACCATGGCCGACGTCGCGGCTGCGGCCGGCGTCGGCAAGGGCACACTCTTCCGGGCCTTCGGCGATCGCGCCGGGCTGCTCCGCGCACTGTACGCGGCACGGCTCGAACCGATCAGGCAGGCCGTCGAGACCGGCCCACCACCCCTGGGGCCAGCGACCCCACCGCGGGATCGCGTACCCGCCCTGCTCGACGCCGTCCTGTGCTTCAAACTCGACAACCGGCGCCTCGCGCTGGCCCTGGAGGAAGGCGGGAGCAGCAGCCCGTACCGGGCGGAACACTACGAGCGGTGGCACAGCCTGCTCCGAGCCGTACTGGAGCAGATCCCCGGCCTGACCGACAGCGACTTCACCGCCCACGCCCTGCTCGCCGCCACACGAGCCGACCTCGTCGAGCACCTGGCCGGAGAAGAGCGTATTCCGCGGGAAAGAATGCGGGCACAGTTGGCGAACTTCGTCACCAGCGTCCTGGCCTCCGGCCCACTGCAAGGGTTGACCGCCGAGGAGTGATCGAGGATCGGGCGAGTCCTTGATCAGTGGGGCCTCTCGCAAACGACCCTGTGCCCGAGCGAGATCAACAAAAGGCCGCTGGGCCGCCGTCGATCTTCGATCGGTTCTCAGAACCCGTTCTCACGTAAACGTGGTCCGAACCCCCTTCTGAGACTTGTGTTGTGCGAGGATTCCAGGCCGACACTCAGGACCCCTTGCCGAGCGACGCGGACGACGTAGAGCTGCACCCCTGCCCCCGCTGTGATGTTCAGCCCGGCTCGCCCTGCCGCTCGCGTGGCGGCGCGGTCGCCGGCGCGTACCACACGGGTGGGTTCACAAAGGTGCCCCGTCTCGCGAAGCTGCTGCGGGTGCAGACCCCGGCCGACCGCGGGCCGGGTCAACCGTGGCGGCCCGGCACCCCGCCCCCCCGCCCAGCCGTCGCGGACACCCCAGGCGCGGACATTCGCATCGGGTACGCCCGTTGCTCGCACCTGAGCCAGGAACTCGACTCCCGGCTCGACGCGCTCACCGCGCACGGCATCCCGCGCGACAAGGTGTTCAGTGAGAAGATCAGCACCCGGGTACGGGCGCGCCCTCAGTTCGAACAGGCGCTGCGTACGGCGCGGGAGATCAAGGCACACGCCCCGCACTGCCGGGTCATCATCACCGTGCTTCCTGATGCCGGGTCTACAACCGGACCGTATGGCGCACGGGGAAAACGGCGAATCCCGTGCGGTGCGCCAGCGTCCCCCACAGCCCCCGCGGCAGGTACAGCGAGACCACGATGGCCGCCGCGCCCACCACGATCAGGTACCAGACACCGCTCTGCGCGAAGTACTTGTCGAGGAGGAAGTATGCGATCGCGCCGACGACGGGGCCCTCGATCGTGCCGATGCCGCCGATGATCACCATGAAGACCATCAGGGCCGAGTACTGCACCCCGAAGATCTGCGTCGGCGACGCCACCCCCAGACTGTTGACGCAGATCACCGCACCGGCGGCGGCACATCCGGCAGCCGCCGTGATGTAGATGATCCGCTTGCCTCGCGTGACGTTCACGCCGAGGGAGCCGGCGGCGGTGTCGTCGTCGCGGATGGCCTGGAGGCTCAGGCCGAGGCGGCTGCGCAGGACGGCGTAGGTGCCGAGCACGGTCGCTGCCATGACGGCGAGCGCCAGCCAGTAGGTGAAGGCGCGTCGCAGCACCGGATCGGCGGTGACGTCCGAGAGGGTGCGTCCGCTCGCCGCGCCCAGGGAGTGGAAGCGGACCACGATCAGGCGGACGACCTCGGCGATCACCCAGGTGCCGACGGCGAAGTAGCCGCCGCGCAGCCGGAAGGCGAGGTACGACACCGGCCAGGCGAGCAGCGCCACCACGGCGGAGACGACGAGCGTGCCCGCGTAGACGTTCACGCCGTGGTCGTTGACCACGAACAACAGGTAGGCGCCCAGGCCTATGAACGCCTGCTGGCCCATGGACATCATGCCCGCGTACCCCGCGAGCAGGTTCCACATCGAGGCCAGGGCCACCAGGTAGCAGAGCTTGACCAGTTGGGCCGTGACGCCCGATTCGACGACGTAGGGGAGGGCCGCCATCGTCACGAGGACGACGGCTGTTCCTGCCAGGCCCAGGGCGGTCGCTCGGCCACCCCGGTGTACGGCCGGCAGTGCGGTCGCCTCGGGGGCGGGGGCTGTCTGGACGGTCATGCGAGGACACTCCTGCCGAACAGGCCCTGCGGGCGGAACACCAGGACCAGGAGGAAGACCACGTGCCCCGCGAGCAGGGGAAGGTCCGGGGAGATCTGGGCGCCGACGGACTGGGCCACACCGAGCACCACGCCACCCGCGAGCGTGCCCCACAGCGAGCCGAGACCGCCGATGATGACCGTCTCGAAGGCGAACAGGACGGTGAGCTGACCCTCGAAGGGGGTGACTCCGCCCTGCCGCATCGTGTAGAGGACACCGGCCAGGGCCACCGTCGCGAAGGCGATGACCGAGGTCAGGGCGTACACGCGGCGGTTGTCGACGCCCATCAGGCGGACCACCGCGCGGTCGTCGGACGTGGCCCGGACGATACGGCCGGGCTGCGTGCGGAAGAGGAAGAGGTGGAGGGAGACGAGGACCGCCACCGCCGCCGCTACCGTGATCAGGGGGAACCAGCCGACGGCCAGGCCGCCGCCCAGGTCGATGCTCGCGGTGCCGAGCGAGCCGATGGGCAGGGGCTGTGCGTCGCTGCTGAACAACTGGACCAGTACGTTCGGGATGATGACCGAGATGCCGAACGTGACCAGCATCGGGGCGAGTTCGCCGATGCCCATCGCCCGGTCCAGCATGGAGCGTTGGACCAGGTAGCCGAGCCCGCCCACCGCGACCATCGACACGACGATGGTGACGGGGACGGGGACGCCGTAGTGCGCCGCGGTCACCGAGGCCACGTAACCGCCGAGGATCATCAGGTCCCCGTGGGCGAGGTTGGCGATCCGCATCACACCGAAGACGAGGGACAGGCCCGCGGCGGCCATGGCGAAGATGCCGCCGAGCAGGACGCCCTGCAGGATTGCGTTGAGCCAGGTCATGGGGTCTTCACCTCCGGGAAGGCGCCGGTGCCGAAGTACGCGGCGGTCACCTGGTCGCGGGTGAGTCCGGTCGCCGTGCCGGTCAGCGCGATCCGGCCCTCCAGGACACACGCGATGCGGTCCGCCACGGCGAACGTGCGGTTCAGGTCCTGTTCGACCAGGATCACGGTCGCGCCCTCGGCACGGATACCGGGCAGCGCCGTGTAGAGCTGGTCCACGACGAGCGGGGCGAGGCCCAGGGAGACCTCGTCGAGGAGCAGCAGACGCGGATTGCCCATCAGCGCGCGGCCGATGGCGACGGCCTGCTGCTCACCGCCGGAGAGCCGGGCCGCCTTGCGGGTACGGCGGTCGGCGACGAGCGGCATCGTCTCGTACACCTTGGCCAGGTTCCAGGGGCCCTTGCGCCCGGTGGCGGCGCCCACCTGGAGGTTCTCCTCGACGGTGAGCGACGGGAAGAGCCGACGGCCCTCCGGGACCAGGCAGACGCCCTTGCGGGCCCGGCGGATGTCCGGCTCGGCGGTGACGTCCTCACCGGCCAGGCCGATCGTGCCGCGGAAGGGCTTCAGGGCTCCCGCGATGGTTTTCAACAGGGTGGATTTTCCCGCTCCGTTGGCGCCGACGAGGGCGAGCAGCTCACCCTCGGCCACGTCGAGGTCGATGCCGAACAAGGCCTGGAAGTCGCCGTATCCGGCGTCGACGGAGTCGACTCGCAGAAGCGTGCTCATGCCGCCGTACCTCCCAGGTAGACCTCCGCGACCTCGTCGCTGGCCAGTACCTCGTGCGGGTCGCCGTCGACGCGGATCTGCCCGTAGGCGAGGCAGACCAGCCGGTCGACGACCTGGACCAGGGCCTTGACGACATGCTCGATCCACAGGATCGTCACGCCGGACTCCTTCAGGGACAGCACGGTGGCGACGAGTTCCTCCGCCTCGGCCTCGGTGAGGCCGCCCGCGATCTCGTCGAGGAGCAGCAGGTCGGGACCGGTGGCCAGCGCCCGTGCCAGCTCCAGCCGTTTGCGGCCGAGCAGGGGCAGGGAGCCGGCGGGCTTGTTGGCGAGGTGGAGCAGCCCGGCGGTCTCCAGCGCGCGCAGGGCCTGCTCGCGGGCGGGGCCGCCCCGCAGCCGGGCCCCCCGCTCGGCGCCGACCAGTGCGTTCTCGAACACGGTCAGGTCGCCGAAGGGGCGCGGTATCTGGAAGGAGCGGCCGACGCCGAGCCGGCATCGCTGCGCCGCGGAGGTGCGGGTGACATCGCGGCCCGCGAGCCGCACGCAGCCGGCGGTCGCGCGCTCGACGCCCGAGATCGCGCTGAGCAGGGTGGACTTGCCCGCGCCGTTCGGGCCGACGATGCCGACCGCCTGCCCGCGGGGGACGGTCAGCTCGACGTCCTCCAGGACCCGCAACTCGCCGAAGTGCACGGCGAGATGGTCCACTTCGAGGAGTGGAGCGGTCACAGTTCCGCCGCCTTCGCGTCGGTCTTGACCATCGGCATCAAGCTGTTGCTGACGACCTTCAGTTCGAACGCGTCACCGCTCCCCTTGATCCACTGGGTGCCGACCATGGGGATGGTGGCGACGTTCTTGACCGGGTTGGCCGGACCGCCGCCGGTCCAGGAGAGGTGGCCGAGGACGGTGTCGAGGCTGGTCTTCGCGATCTGGGCGGCGACGGCCTCGCGGTCCTTGGGGTTCGTGTTGCGCAGGACGTGGTTGGCCACCTCGAACAGCGCGTGGTTGGGGCCGAGGCCCTGGTTCCACGTCCGGCCCTTCGCCAGCGGGGACTTCTCGTAGTCGTCGGCGAGTGCGGTGGCGGTCTGACCGGTGATCGTGGAGGTGAAGGGGAACTGCGGCACCCACCAGCTCGCCGTGCACAGCCCGTTGCCGAGGTTGTTCGGCAGGGAGGCCACCGTCGACTCGAAGAGGATGGCCTTGGAGATGGTGGCGACCTTGGGCTTGAAGTTCTGCTGTGCGGCCTGCGTCCAGAACGTCGAGAAGTCGGGCGGCGAGGGCACGCCGGCGAGGATCTCGACGCCCTCCTTCTTGAAGTTCGCGATGATCGACGAGAAGTCCTTGGTGCCGGGCTCGTAGGAACCCGGGTCGACGAACGTGAAGCCCTTGGTCGAGGGCTGCGAGCGGTATCCGGTGGTCTTGTCCCGGAAGGCGTTGCCGTCGGAGTCGTTCGGCCACAGCACGCCGACCTTCTTGTTGGTGTCGTGCTGCCGCCACATGTCGCTCTCGACCCTGGCCAGGTGCTCGATGCCGTCGAAGAAGTGGAACGTGTACGTGAAGGTCTTCTTCGGCGTGCCGCCGCGCCCGAAGAACCAGGCCTGCCAGGGCTCGATGGTCGAGACGCAGGGCACGCCCTCGCTCTCGCACTTGGCCGCCACCGGGTGGATCGTGTCCGGCGTCGCGGTGACGAGGACGAGGTCGACCTGCTGCTGGGAGATCAGCTCGTCCGCGATGGTGGCCGCCTGCTGCGGGTCCGATCCCGTGTCGCGGTCCAGGATCTTCACGTCGTACTTCTTGCCGTCGTGCGTGATCCCCTTGGCGAAGAAGGCACGCACCTGCTCGAGAATGTAGGCGTCGGACTCGGCGAAGGCCGCGTAGGCGCCGGTGCGCGGGCTGACGTAACCGATCTTGATGGTGTCGCCGGTCGGACTGCCCGAGCCCTTGAGGCCGGAGGAACAGGCGGAAAGGATCGGGGAGGCCGCCACAGCGGAGACTCCGAGGCCTCTGAGGACGGTGCGGCGGGAGGGCTTGATCGCGGGGTGTTCCATGGCGGGCTCCGGAGGGCCTTGAGCCGCAGGTCGCGGGCTGCGGCGAGTGGAGGAAGTGGCCGCGAACGTAGGCCCGCCGTCCGTGCCTGGACAGGGCACGGATTCGATATGCGAGACGGGTGGGCCGTCGGTGACCCTAATGAAACATCGGCTGTACGCAGGGGGCGTAGAGGAGTTGCTGCACGTCCGTAACCGGACGGGCGGGACGCCTGGGGTCGGTGCCCGCGCTGGTCAGGGCGTCGCGCGGATCCGTTCGCGCAGGTCCCTGGTGTACGCGTGGAACACGCCCACCAGGTCGACCTGGCCGGGATCGGCCAGCCACTGGTTCTCCAGGCCCTCCATGACAGCGACGATCTGCGTGGCCAGCAGGCCGCAGTCGAGGTCCCCGCGCAGCTCACCGTCGGCGATGCCCGCCTCCAGGGCCGTACGCACCAGCGTCCGCGCCTCCGTGAAGTGCCGTCTGCCGTGCTCGGCCGCGGGGTGGTCGCCGCCCGCCGATTCGGCGGCCAGGACGTGGGAGAGCTGTACGAGCCCGGAACGCTCGGCGTTGCGCACCACGAGCCGGTCCAGCATGTCGAGCACCTGCAGGCCGCGCAGGGTGAAGATGTCGTCCACCCCCATGCCGTACCGGTCGCGCAGATCCCGCTCGGCCAGTACGGCCGCGAGCAGTGCCTGCTTGCTGGGGAAGTGGTGGAGCAGGCCGGGCTTGGACATGCCCGTCCGGCCGGCGATGTCCTGGAGGGACGCGCCCCAGTAGCCTCGGGCGGCGAACTCCTCCGTCGCGATGTCGAGGATCCGCCGCTTGGCCGCGTCGCCCCGTGCGTACGTACTCGCCCTGCCGCCGGTCCTCGCGCTCTCGCCTGTTCTCGCGCTGTTGTCGTCCGCCACCCGGCTCACTCTAGTGCGGCGGAAAAAATCATGGAACGAAAACCTACCGACCGATAGGTAGCGATTGTAGAGTGCGGTCCCACCGGCGCGGCGAAGCCGTCCGCCCGGGCCCCGGGGGAACGAGTCCCAGCTCCCTTCCGCGTCTCTTGTGACCCTCTCGCTCGCTTTCTTCCGCTCTCTTCCGCGCTCTGGGAGATCCCCATGTCCGAAAGCACCACCGACGCTCCTCCCGCCTCCGCCGGTACGGCCACCCCGGCCGTCACCGCCCGCGTCGGCGCCGGATTTATCTCGCTCTACGCACTCGCCTACTTCGGTATCTGGCTGGCGGTCCTCGCACCGGCCGTGGTGACCCTGCAGCTCAAGGTGTTGCGTCTGTACCCCGACGACGCCACCTCGGTGATCGGTGTCGTCAGCGGCGTGGGCGCGTTGTTCGCCCTCATCGGCAACCCGTGGGCCGGGAAGCTGTCGGACCGGTGCATGTCGCGCTTCGGCATGCGCCGGCCGTTCATCCTCGGCGGCATGGTGGGCGGCACCCTGGGCACCGCGGTCATCGTCTACGCGCCCAACATGGGCATGCTCATCGTGGGGTGCTCGCTGGTCCAGCTGTCCTACAACACCGCGCTGGCCGGCATCGTGGCAGTGGTTCCGGACCAGGTGCCCGAGGACCAGCGCGGCAAGTTCTCCGGCCTGCTCGGACTGTGCCAGTTCCTGGCGCTCGGCGTCGCCGCCTACGTGGTGGACCTCGTCGCCGGGAACATGACGCTGATGTTCGGCGTACCGGCCCTGTTCGGCCTGCTGGCCGTCGTGCCGCTGCTGGTGGTGCTGCGGGACAGGGTGCGCACCGAGAAGCCGTCCACGCCGTACGGGGTCAAGGAGTTCCTCGCCAGTTTCTGGGTCAACCCGGTCGCGCAGCCGAGCTACGCCTGGGCCTGGCTGAGCCGCTTCCTCCTCGTACTCGGCTGGGCGACCCTCATGACGTACCAGGCCTTCCTGCTGATCGACCGGTTCGGCTACACGCCGGACGACGTCGGTGGTCAGGTCGGGGTCGTCCTGTCGGTGATGGTCGTCGGCATCCTGGCCGGTTCCGGTGGTGGCGGCTGGCTGTCGGACAAGCTCGGCCGGCGCAAGCTCTTCGTCGGGCTCGCGGGTGTCATCGCCGCGATCGGTCTGCCCACCGTCGCCGTCGCGCACAGCATGACCCTGCTGCTGGCCGGGGTGGCCGTCGTGGGTCTCGGTATCGGCGTCCACATGTCGGTCGACCTCGCGCTCGTGCTCGACGTCCTGCCGGACAAGACCAACGTGGCCAGGGACCTGGGCGTGTTCAACATCGCCAACGCGCTTCCGCAGTCCGTCGCCCCGGCGATCGCGCCGGTCTTCCTGGCCTTCGGGGCAGGGCAGAACTACACCGCCCTGTTCCTGGCCGCCGCGGGCTTCGCGGTGCTCGGCGCCCTGGCCGTCCGGCCGGTGCGAGGAGCGCGCTGAGCGTCCCCGGACATCACGGTGTCGACACGCGGGCCGGTGGGGGCCGTCCGTGTGTCGACGCCTTCTCCTGCCCGTGGTGGGCGCGCCAACCGCACCGGCCGCGGGCCCGAACGGGGGCGGGGCGCACCTGGACGCCCCGCCACCGCCGACCCGAACGAAGGAGCACCGGCCATGACCGACGGCACCCCGGTGACGAGCCACACCGTGAACGGGACGACCCCGCGGGCGGATCACAGCCGCCGGGACACGATCCCGGCGACCGCGGCGACCGCGGCGGACGATGACGAACTGCGCGCATGGGTGGTCGAGGGCGCTCTGGCCCGTATGGACCTCGACACCAAGGCCCGGCTGATCGCGGGCCAGGACATGTGGTCGTTGCCCGCCGTGCCCGCCGTCGGCCTGCGGTCCGTGGTCATGTCCGACGGACCCATCGGAGTGCGGGGAACCCGGTGGTCCCCGGACGACCCCTCGGTCGCGTTGCCCAGTCCGACCGCCCTCGCCGCCACCTGGGACCCCGAACTCGCGCACCGGGCCGGCCGGTTGCTCGCGCACGAGGCCCGCCGCAAGGGCGTCGACGTACTGCTCGCGCCCACGGTCAACCTGCACCGCACTCCGCTGGGCGGCCGTCACTTCGAGTGCTTCTCGGAGGATCCCCTGCTCACCGGGGTCATCGGCGCCGGATACGTGCGCGGTGTGCAGGACGGCGGTGTCGGTACGACCGTCAAGCACTTCGTCGCCAACGACAGCGAGACCGAGCGGTTCACCCTCGACGCGCGAGTGGGCGAACGGGCGCTGCGCGAGCTGTACCTCGCCCCCTTCGAGCACATCGTCACCCACGCCGGGCCCTGGGGTGTCATGTCCGCCTACAACGGTGTCAACGGCGCCACCATGACCGAGAACCACCGCCTCCAGAACGAGGTCCTGCGCGGGGAGTGGGGCTTCGACGGCGTGATCGTCTCGGACTGGATGGCCGCCCGCGACACGGTACGCGCCGCCGAGGGCGGCCTGGACATCGCGATGCCGGGCCCGAAGACCGTCTACGGCGCCGCTCTCGCCGACGCCGTGCGCGACGGCCGCGTCGCCGAGCGGACACTCGACGCGGCGGTACGTCGCGTCCTGCGGCTGGCCGCACGTGTAGGCGCCCTCGACGGCGCCCCGCCCGCCGGCACGTCAGGGGCCGAGGAGATCGACGGCAGGGCTCTGGCGCGCGAGATCGCCCGCCGCTCCTTCGTCCTGCTCAAGAACGCCCCCGCTCCCGACGGCGGTGCGGTGCTTCCCCTGAACCGGGACGCGCTGCGCAGGGTCGCCCTCATCGGCGACACCGCCCGCCACGCCCGAGTCATGGGCGGCGGCAGCGCCACCGTCTTCCCCGAGCACGTCGTCAGCCCGCTGGCCGGTCTGCGCCGCGCTCTTCCGCCGGCCGTCGAACTGGTCCACGCACAGGGCGCCGACCCGCGTACCCGCCTCGCCCCGGCCGCCGAGTACTTCACCCTGCGCTCCCGCTACCGGGACGAGGACGGCAACGTCCTCGCCGAACTGCCCCAGCCCGACGGCCAGGTGATGACGGTGGGCAGCCTGCCCACCGGGGTGACCGCACGGCAGCTCCACTCCGTGGACATCACCGGCAGCTTCACCCCCGACCGGAGCGGAACCCACACCTTCGGCGTCACGGGGTTCGGCAGCTACACCCTCGACGTCGCCGGTCACCGGCTGGCCGAGGACGTCTGCGTCCCCGACTCCGACGACCCCTTCCTCGCCTTCACCGACCCGTCCGAGCGGCGCTTCACCGTTGAGCTGACGGCGGCCGAGACCGTCGAGGTCGCCTTTCGCTTCGTCCCGTTCACCAAGGGCATGGACGACAACATCGCGGCTCTCGCCTTCGGCCTGGGGCACCGCCCGCCGACCGCCACGGACGAGGAACTCATCGAGGAGGCCGTCGCGGTCGCCGCGGCCAGTGACGTCGCGGTGATCGTGGTGGCCACCACGGAGGAGACGGAGAGCGAGGGCTTCGACCGCGCGAGCCTGAAGCTGCCGGGCCACCAGGACGAACTCGTCCGCCGGGTGGCCGAGGCCAACCCGCGCACCGTCGTGGTCGTCAACACCGGCTCCCCGGTGGAGATGCCGTGGCGCGACGAGGTCGCCGCCGTCCTGCTCGGCTGGTTCCCGGGGCAGGAGGCCGGGCACGCCCTCGCCGATGTCCTGCTCGGCGCCGAGGAACCCGGCGGAAGGCTCCCCACCACCTGGCCCGCGGCCATGACCGACTGCCCGGTCCTGGACACCGAGCCCGTCGACGGCCTCCTCACCTACGACGAGGACGTCTTCATCGGCTACCGGGCCTGGGCCTGCCAGGACACCCCGCCCGCCTACTGGTTCGGCCACGGCCTGGGATACACGGACTGGGCGTACGAGGAGGCCGCGTTCACGCCCGCGCCACCCGGCGCCCACGAGCTGGGCACACTGCGCGTGAAGGTACGCAACACCGGTGGGCGCCCGGGCCGTGAGGTCGTCCAGGTGTATCTGGAACCGGCGGACACGGCCACCGCCGACGCGGCCGAGCGCCCTCGACGCCGGCTCGCCGGTTTCGCCACCGCCCAGGCCGCCCCCGGAAGGACGACCGTGGTGGAGATACCGGTGCCTCGCAGGGCCGCGCAGATCTGGCACGCGGAGCTGGACGCCTGGCACACGGTCCAGGGCCGCTACCGCCTGCGCGCCGGGCGCTCGTACCCGGATCTGCGCGTCGAGGCGGCATGCGACGCGCTCTGACGGCTTCGGGGCCTGGTGGCTTCGGGGCCTGGCGGCTTGGCGGCCTGGCGGCTTTGCGGACTCGCGGTGTCGCGGCTTGGCGGGCCTCGCGGCCTCCCGGTCTCGCGGCCTCCCGGCCTTGCGGACCGTGAGACCGGCGTACCGCAGCCCCACGCCGGTTCGGGCACGCCGCCACCTCGCGAGAGGTGCTTGACGACGACCGACCGGGCGATCCCGGTCTCCCACCGCACCGAGGTCGTTCTCGGCGCGGTGGACGCTCGTGTGCCGGTCCGGCTCAGTCCCGGACGGCGCCGACCAACGCATCTGGAGT
The window above is part of the Streptomyces sp. NBC_00425 genome. Proteins encoded here:
- a CDS encoding NmrA family NAD(P)-binding protein, which translates into the protein MTTAGTTLVIGATGTTGSRTAAQLTATGHRVKAASRRATPVAGTEPAPFDWYDPTTHAAALDGVDRVYLIPPLGDSDPAAIVLPFLHQARTVGVRRAVLLSSSAIPEGGPAVGTVHQALPDLFEQWAVLRPSWFMQNFTGTHAHARSIRDEGIIWTATQGGRVGFVDAEDIAAVAVRALTDEQAPNTDLVLTGPEALRYDDIAAIITEVTGRAVVHRRLSYEEMRDRLTTQVPVEFAAMLAGMDRAIAGGAEDRITDTVQRLTGRPPHTFQALLEREMRCGS
- a CDS encoding nuclear transport factor 2 family protein encodes the protein MSAPTSPADLYRHSLRLLLDKDMPAWVALWAEDGLMEFPFAPDGWPRRLEGKEAIAAYMRHYPDHIDLHDFPDLRIHQTTDPATIVVEMRGVGRLVESDAPFDMTYIAVVTVRDGHITSYRDYWNPLAVQEPGADFAGSSR
- a CDS encoding TetR family transcriptional regulator → MPERQSSRKDAIRNRDAVLAAADALFTRRESPEDVTMADVAAAAGVGKGTLFRAFGDRAGLLRALYAARLEPIRQAVETGPPPLGPATPPRDRVPALLDAVLCFKLDNRRLALALEEGGSSSPYRAEHYERWHSLLRAVLEQIPGLTDSDFTAHALLAATRADLVEHLAGEERIPRERMRAQLANFVTSVLASGPLQGLTAEE
- a CDS encoding branched-chain amino acid ABC transporter permease, with the translated sequence MTVQTAPAPEATALPAVHRGGRATALGLAGTAVVLVTMAALPYVVESGVTAQLVKLCYLVALASMWNLLAGYAGMMSMGQQAFIGLGAYLLFVVNDHGVNVYAGTLVVSAVVALLAWPVSYLAFRLRGGYFAVGTWVIAEVVRLIVVRFHSLGAASGRTLSDVTADPVLRRAFTYWLALAVMAATVLGTYAVLRSRLGLSLQAIRDDDTAAGSLGVNVTRGKRIIYITAAAGCAAAGAVICVNSLGVASPTQIFGVQYSALMVFMVIIGGIGTIEGPVVGAIAYFLLDKYFAQSGVWYLIVVGAAAIVVSLYLPRGLWGTLAHRTGFAVFPVRHTVRL
- a CDS encoding branched-chain amino acid ABC transporter permease, which codes for MTWLNAILQGVLLGGIFAMAAAGLSLVFGVMRIANLAHGDLMILGGYVASVTAAHYGVPVPVTIVVSMVAVGGLGYLVQRSMLDRAMGIGELAPMLVTFGISVIIPNVLVQLFSSDAQPLPIGSLGTASIDLGGGLAVGWFPLITVAAAVAVLVSLHLFLFRTQPGRIVRATSDDRAVVRLMGVDNRRVYALTSVIAFATVALAGVLYTMRQGGVTPFEGQLTVLFAFETVIIGGLGSLWGTLAGGVVLGVAQSVGAQISPDLPLLAGHVVFLLVLVFRPQGLFGRSVLA
- a CDS encoding ABC transporter ATP-binding protein, translated to MSTLLRVDSVDAGYGDFQALFGIDLDVAEGELLALVGANGAGKSTLLKTIAGALKPFRGTIGLAGEDVTAEPDIRRARKGVCLVPEGRRLFPSLTVEENLQVGAATGRKGPWNLAKVYETMPLVADRRTRKAARLSGGEQQAVAIGRALMGNPRLLLLDEVSLGLAPLVVDQLYTALPGIRAEGATVILVEQDLNRTFAVADRIACVLEGRIALTGTATGLTRDQVTAAYFGTGAFPEVKTP
- a CDS encoding ABC transporter ATP-binding protein, whose translation is MTAPLLEVDHLAVHFGELRVLEDVELTVPRGQAVGIVGPNGAGKSTLLSAISGVERATAGCVRLAGRDVTRTSAAQRCRLGVGRSFQIPRPFGDLTVFENALVGAERGARLRGGPAREQALRALETAGLLHLANKPAGSLPLLGRKRLELARALATGPDLLLLDEIAGGLTEAEAEELVATVLSLKESGVTILWIEHVVKALVQVVDRLVCLAYGQIRVDGDPHEVLASDEVAEVYLGGTAA
- a CDS encoding ABC transporter substrate-binding protein → MEHPAIKPSRRTVLRGLGVSAVAASPILSACSSGLKGSGSPTGDTIKIGYVSPRTGAYAAFAESDAYILEQVRAFFAKGITHDGKKYDVKILDRDTGSDPQQAATIADELISQQQVDLVLVTATPDTIHPVAAKCESEGVPCVSTIEPWQAWFFGRGGTPKKTFTYTFHFFDGIEHLARVESDMWRQHDTNKKVGVLWPNDSDGNAFRDKTTGYRSQPSTKGFTFVDPGSYEPGTKDFSSIIANFKKEGVEILAGVPSPPDFSTFWTQAAQQNFKPKVATISKAILFESTVASLPNNLGNGLCTASWWVPQFPFTSTITGQTATALADDYEKSPLAKGRTWNQGLGPNHALFEVANHVLRNTNPKDREAVAAQIAKTSLDTVLGHLSWTGGGPANPVKNVATIPMVGTQWIKGSGDAFELKVVSNSLMPMVKTDAKAAEL
- a CDS encoding helix-turn-helix domain-containing protein translates to MADDNSARTGESARTGGRASTYARGDAAKRRILDIATEEFAARGYWGASLQDIAGRTGMSKPGLLHHFPSKQALLAAVLAERDLRDRYGMGVDDIFTLRGLQVLDMLDRLVVRNAERSGLVQLSHVLAAESAGGDHPAAEHGRRHFTEARTLVRTALEAGIADGELRGDLDCGLLATQIVAVMEGLENQWLADPGQVDLVGVFHAYTRDLRERIRATP
- a CDS encoding MFS transporter; this encodes MSESTTDAPPASAGTATPAVTARVGAGFISLYALAYFGIWLAVLAPAVVTLQLKVLRLYPDDATSVIGVVSGVGALFALIGNPWAGKLSDRCMSRFGMRRPFILGGMVGGTLGTAVIVYAPNMGMLIVGCSLVQLSYNTALAGIVAVVPDQVPEDQRGKFSGLLGLCQFLALGVAAYVVDLVAGNMTLMFGVPALFGLLAVVPLLVVLRDRVRTEKPSTPYGVKEFLASFWVNPVAQPSYAWAWLSRFLLVLGWATLMTYQAFLLIDRFGYTPDDVGGQVGVVLSVMVVGILAGSGGGGWLSDKLGRRKLFVGLAGVIAAIGLPTVAVAHSMTLLLAGVAVVGLGIGVHMSVDLALVLDVLPDKTNVARDLGVFNIANALPQSVAPAIAPVFLAFGAGQNYTALFLAAAGFAVLGALAVRPVRGAR